The Sporichthyaceae bacterium genome includes a window with the following:
- a CDS encoding phosphotransferase family protein: MSDLREQLTVFLAAGLPADADLRVDEPVLLGGGSSKHNWAFDATWTQAGPRLRRELMLRQDPEQSVVSTSAQRETALLQVLVDADLPTPVVHAADLTGAVFGMPSIVVSRLPGRADRAVLRDVDPLGLGLDGRLAVAHRLVDLLADLHAVDAAMLTGVLPDPGPDPAAHEVAHWTAELSNERALGHGEAAVLDETLRWLHAHRPSPPSRRVLVHGDFRPANVLIDAGRVTALLDWELAHLGDPFDDLGWYTGAIYRREHFLDGWTPEGLLTRYFSRTGGDPDPARLGFWQVFSTFRLTVIAVRAVRLLAEGSPMGKAAPVDLLYELLAREIA, encoded by the coding sequence GTGAGTGATCTGCGCGAGCAGCTGACCGTCTTTCTCGCCGCCGGGTTACCCGCCGATGCGGACCTGCGGGTCGACGAGCCGGTGCTGCTCGGCGGGGGAAGTTCCAAGCACAACTGGGCGTTCGACGCGACCTGGACGCAGGCCGGCCCACGGCTACGCCGGGAGCTGATGCTACGTCAGGACCCCGAACAAAGCGTGGTTTCCACCTCCGCGCAGCGCGAGACTGCGCTGCTGCAGGTCCTGGTCGACGCGGACCTGCCGACGCCGGTGGTGCACGCGGCGGATCTGACCGGTGCGGTGTTCGGGATGCCCTCGATCGTGGTCAGCCGGTTACCCGGCCGCGCCGACCGCGCTGTGCTGCGCGACGTCGACCCGCTCGGCCTCGGCCTTGACGGCCGGTTGGCCGTGGCGCACCGACTCGTCGACCTGCTCGCCGACCTGCACGCGGTGGACGCGGCCATGCTGACCGGTGTGCTGCCCGACCCCGGCCCGGACCCCGCTGCGCACGAGGTGGCGCACTGGACGGCAGAGCTGAGCAATGAACGTGCGCTCGGCCACGGCGAGGCGGCGGTGCTCGACGAGACGTTGCGCTGGCTGCATGCCCACCGTCCGTCCCCACCGTCCCGTCGGGTCCTGGTGCACGGCGACTTCCGGCCGGCCAACGTGCTCATCGACGCCGGCCGGGTGACCGCCCTGCTGGACTGGGAACTGGCCCACCTGGGTGACCCGTTCGACGACCTGGGCTGGTACACCGGCGCCATCTACCGCCGGGAGCACTTCCTCGACGGCTGGACCCCCGAGGGCCTGCTGACGCGTTACTTCTCCCGCACCGGCGGTGACCCCGACCCTGCGCGGCTGGGGTTCTGGCAGGTGTTCTCCACCTTCCGGCTCACCGTGATCGCGGTGCGTGCCGTGCGACTGCTCGCCGAGGGATCGCCGATGGGCAAGGCCGCGCCGGTGGACCTGCTCTACGAACTACTCGCCCGCGAGATCGCCTGA
- a CDS encoding class I adenylate-forming enzyme family protein, translating into MTKLAALWGIDIGPSHYGGGPGLQFTVRPRQFDDLLVGADRWADREFLVQGERRIGHGEFHAAIPAAAAALAADGVRAGDRVLLLSYNCPEFALALWGLWWLGAVPVFGNRWWQTAELEHAVALARPVLALTDRPDWIPPGLKVRQLSELAGLFGATADPGCRPGDEEDAALVLFTSGSAGLPKGVVLPRRSVIANQHNTMARTRRLPADLDPSRPQSVTMVCTPLFHIGGVTNILLALLTGAKLVFNEGRFDPAQVLELIESERVQTFAGVPTMAARLIDHPDFAGRDLSSLRALPMGGAPIPPRLLDTITERLPQLKRGGLGNNWGMTESGGFLTSAGAADLVERPGTAGLPAPCTQVRIADPDADGIGEVVVRTPTMMLGYLTPDGPADDGTIDADGWLHSGDLGRIDADGYLFLTGRAKDIVIRGGENIACAHVEATLLTHPVVTEVAVFGIEHADLGEELVAVVRHTGAAPTPEELREFARASLAYFEVPSRWRITTEPLPTLAGEKIDKKTLRATFAEEPRPEEPLCN; encoded by the coding sequence ATGACGAAACTCGCCGCGCTGTGGGGCATCGATATCGGGCCGAGCCACTACGGCGGTGGACCGGGCCTGCAGTTCACGGTGCGGCCACGGCAGTTCGACGACCTGCTGGTCGGCGCGGACCGCTGGGCGGACCGCGAGTTTCTCGTGCAGGGCGAGCGCAGGATCGGCCACGGCGAGTTCCACGCCGCGATCCCCGCGGCGGCCGCCGCGCTGGCCGCGGACGGGGTGCGCGCCGGGGACCGGGTGCTGCTGCTGTCCTACAACTGCCCGGAGTTCGCGCTGGCGCTGTGGGGGCTTTGGTGGTTGGGCGCGGTGCCGGTGTTCGGCAACCGCTGGTGGCAGACCGCGGAACTGGAGCATGCGGTCGCGCTGGCCCGCCCGGTGCTCGCGCTCACCGACCGCCCGGACTGGATCCCGCCCGGGCTGAAGGTGCGTCAGCTGTCCGAGCTGGCCGGGCTTTTCGGTGCCACCGCGGACCCGGGCTGCCGGCCGGGCGACGAGGAGGATGCGGCGCTCGTCCTGTTCACCTCCGGTTCCGCGGGACTGCCCAAGGGTGTGGTGCTACCGCGGCGGTCGGTGATCGCCAACCAACACAACACCATGGCCCGAACCCGGCGCCTGCCCGCCGATCTGGACCCGAGCCGACCGCAGTCGGTGACCATGGTGTGCACACCGCTGTTCCACATCGGTGGGGTCACCAACATCCTGCTCGCGTTGCTCACCGGCGCGAAGTTGGTGTTCAACGAGGGCCGCTTCGACCCCGCGCAGGTGCTCGAGCTCATCGAGTCCGAACGGGTGCAGACCTTCGCGGGCGTGCCCACGATGGCTGCGCGGCTGATCGACCACCCCGACTTCGCCGGTCGCGACCTGAGCTCGTTGCGCGCGCTGCCCATGGGCGGGGCGCCCATCCCGCCGCGGCTGCTGGACACCATCACCGAGCGGCTACCCCAGCTCAAGCGCGGCGGGTTGGGCAACAACTGGGGGATGACCGAGTCCGGCGGGTTCCTCACCAGTGCGGGCGCGGCGGATCTCGTCGAGCGTCCGGGCACTGCCGGCCTGCCCGCCCCGTGCACGCAAGTCCGCATCGCCGACCCGGACGCCGACGGCATCGGCGAGGTCGTCGTCCGGACGCCCACGATGATGCTCGGCTACCTCACCCCGGACGGCCCGGCCGATGACGGCACCATCGACGCCGACGGTTGGCTGCACAGCGGGGACCTCGGCCGTATCGACGCCGACGGCTACCTTTTCCTCACCGGCCGGGCCAAGGACATCGTGATCCGCGGTGGGGAGAACATCGCCTGTGCGCACGTCGAGGCCACGTTGCTGACCCATCCGGTGGTGACCGAGGTCGCCGTGTTCGGCATCGAGCACGCCGACCTCGGCGAGGAGTTGGTCGCGGTGGTGCGGCACACCGGAGCGGCGCCGACCCCGGAGGAGTTGCGCGAGTTCGCCCGGGCCTCGTTGGCCTACTTCGAGGTGCCCAGCAGGTGGCGCATCACCACCGAACCGCTGCCCACGTTGGCCGGGGAGAAGATCGACAAGAAGACGTTGCGTGCGACGTTCGCCGAGGAGCCCCGCCCCGAGGAGCCACTGTGCAACTGA
- a CDS encoding enoyl-CoA hydratase/isomerase family protein translates to MDRRTLQILLDDATGVAELQLNRPDLLNRFDAALIDELAPALAELDMNAGVRAVVWTSTGKHFSAGGDMDDIVAGHDDPAQLAAGVARGKSVYRAFAGFGKPLIVALHGHTFGVATSLVLLADAIVTTPTARIVDPHVHMGLVAGDGGAISWGVNLPLARVKRHLLWGEPLTGQQAHDLGLVSDLVDDPDAVRVRAFELAARVAALPPVAVQLTKQTLNAGLAARLEELLDVGFAHEATSNRTDDVLEAVAAFKEGRPGRWQGK, encoded by the coding sequence GTTGAACCGACCGGACCTGCTCAACCGATTCGACGCGGCCCTCATCGATGAACTGGCCCCGGCGCTGGCCGAGCTGGACATGAACGCCGGCGTGCGCGCCGTGGTCTGGACATCGACCGGCAAGCATTTCTCCGCCGGTGGCGACATGGACGACATCGTGGCCGGCCACGACGACCCGGCCCAGCTGGCCGCCGGGGTGGCCCGCGGCAAGTCGGTGTATCGAGCCTTCGCGGGATTCGGTAAGCCGTTGATCGTGGCGCTGCACGGACACACCTTCGGCGTGGCCACCAGCCTGGTGCTGCTCGCCGACGCGATCGTGACCACGCCGACCGCGCGCATCGTCGACCCGCACGTGCACATGGGTCTGGTGGCCGGTGACGGCGGCGCGATCAGTTGGGGGGTGAACCTGCCACTGGCCCGGGTGAAACGCCACCTGCTGTGGGGGGAACCGCTGACCGGGCAGCAGGCGCACGACCTCGGTCTGGTGTCCGACCTGGTGGACGACCCGGACGCGGTGCGGGTCCGGGCCTTCGAGTTGGCCGCGCGGGTGGCCGCGCTGCCGCCGGTGGCCGTGCAACTCACCAAGCAGACGTTGAACGCCGGACTGGCCGCCCGGCTGGAGGAACTGCTCGACGTGGGCTTCGCGCACGAGGCGACCAGCAACCGCACCGACGACGTGCTGGAGGCAGTGGCCGCGTTCAAGGAGGGCCGGCCGGGGCGGTGGCAGGGCAAATGA